In Dehalococcoidales bacterium, the following proteins share a genomic window:
- a CDS encoding pyruvate kinase alpha/beta domain-containing protein, with protein sequence MVEAKTVYFENSGSENTEEVLRIARRRAEEAGINTVLVASNSGDTAVKATEVFKGMKVVAVSRITGHQEANEQPFTEENRRKMESKGGVVLTATEAFGGVSRAMRNKFNMYLLGDIILNTLRIFGTGTQVACEISLMAADAGLVRTDEPVISIGGSHRGADTAIVLKPVNSTRFFDLRVMEVICKPHFAVAPQAQAAAAAEHHHH encoded by the coding sequence ATGGTTGAAGCAAAGACGGTCTATTTTGAGAACTCCGGCAGTGAGAATACGGAGGAGGTGCTCCGTATCGCCCGGCGGCGGGCGGAAGAAGCGGGCATTAACACGGTACTGGTAGCCTCCAACAGCGGCGACACGGCGGTAAAAGCCACGGAGGTATTCAAGGGGATGAAGGTAGTGGCGGTGAGCCGTATTACCGGCCATCAGGAGGCTAATGAGCAGCCGTTCACTGAGGAGAACCGGCGGAAGATGGAGAGCAAGGGAGGCGTGGTGCTCACCGCGACGGAAGCCTTCGGCGGGGTCAGCCGGGCGATGCGCAACAAGTTCAATATGTACCTGCTCGGGGACATAATCCTCAATACGCTGCGGATATTCGGGACAGGTACCCAGGTCGCCTGCGAGATCAGCCTGATGGCAGCTGACGCCGGCCTGGTGCGTACTGATGAGCCCGTTATCTCCATCGGCGGCAGTCACCGCGGAGCGGATACGGCGATAGTTTTGAAACCGGTGAATTCTACGCGGTTCTTTGACCTCAGGGTGATGGAGGTCATCTGCAAGCCCCACTTCGCGGTTGCGCCCCAGGCACAGGCCGCGGCGGCCGCGGAGCACCACCACCACTGA
- a CDS encoding pyruvate kinase alpha/beta domain-containing protein, with protein MIEGKVYYFEKPGQDNTEDVFRIARARAEELGINTIVVASTRGVTAVRAVEFFAGRRVIAVGHITGYRELDAQVFTEENRQKVEAGGGAVLTTTEVFAGGVDRAMRNKFNMSLVADTIAGTLRVLGQGVKVVCEICMMAADAGLVRTDEDVIAIGGTGRGADTAAVLTPVNSTRFFDLRIKEILCKPLLAQRPAAPPAGHHH; from the coding sequence GTGATTGAGGGTAAAGTATACTATTTTGAGAAGCCCGGACAGGACAACACGGAAGATGTATTCCGTATCGCCAGAGCCAGGGCGGAGGAGCTGGGCATCAACACGATTGTGGTAGCTTCCACCCGCGGCGTCACCGCCGTCAGGGCGGTGGAGTTCTTTGCCGGGAGGCGGGTGATTGCGGTGGGGCATATCACCGGTTACCGGGAGCTTGATGCCCAGGTGTTCACTGAAGAAAACCGGCAGAAGGTTGAGGCTGGCGGGGGGGCTGTTCTGACCACCACCGAGGTCTTTGCCGGTGGGGTAGACCGGGCAATGCGTAACAAGTTCAACATGTCTCTCGTGGCTGATACCATCGCCGGTACGCTGCGTGTCCTGGGCCAGGGGGTGAAGGTGGTCTGTGAGATCTGTATGATGGCGGCTGATGCCGGGCTGGTGCGCACTGATGAGGATGTTATCGCCATCGGGGGTACCGGGCGGGGGGCGGATACGGCGGCAGTCCTCACCCCGGTAAACTCTACCCGCTTCTTCGATCTCAGGATTAAGGAAATCCTCTGTAAACCTCTCCTGGCGCAGAGACCGGCGGCGCCTCCTGCAGGGCACCATCACTGA
- a CDS encoding pyruvate kinase alpha/beta domain-containing protein: MEGKIYYFDRPGHDNTEEVFRIASTRAGELGIKKIVVPSTRGDTAVRAMEFFKGLEVVVVSYVTGMKEPDVQPFTEENRRKVESAGGVIVTAAHAFAGVNRAIRQKFDTITPVEIIAQTLRNFGQGMKVVCEISLIAADAGKVRTDEEVIVLGGTGRGVDTAVVLQPVDSQRFFDLRIKEILCKPRL; this comes from the coding sequence ATGGAGGGGAAAATATACTATTTTGACAGACCCGGACATGATAATACGGAAGAGGTATTTCGTATCGCCAGTACCAGAGCCGGGGAGCTGGGCATCAAGAAGATTGTGGTGCCCTCTACCCGTGGCGATACCGCGGTCAGGGCGATGGAGTTCTTCAAAGGACTGGAGGTGGTTGTGGTCAGCTACGTTACCGGGATGAAGGAGCCTGATGTCCAGCCCTTTACCGAGGAAAACCGGCGCAAAGTTGAGAGCGCCGGGGGCGTCATCGTCACCGCGGCGCATGCCTTTGCCGGGGTCAACCGGGCAATCCGCCAGAAGTTCGATACTATTACTCCGGTGGAGATAATCGCCCAGACGCTGCGTAATTTCGGGCAGGGGATGAAGGTGGTCTGTGAGATCAGTCTCATCGCCGCTGATGCCGGTAAAGTCCGCACCGATGAAGAGGTCATCGTTCTCGGTGGTACCGGGCGGGGCGTGGATACGGCGGTAGTCTTGCAGCCCGTCGATTCGCAGCGCTTCTTTGACCTCAGGATTAAAGAGATCCTGTGCAAACCCCGCCTTTAG